Proteins encoded together in one Nitrospinota bacterium window:
- a CDS encoding NAAT family transporter has product MMEWTGAVKLFVELFAVIDPVGAVFFFVMFTRNLSPREKSRTAYMAPAAMALTLILAFFFGERLLWLFGISIYAFMAGGGILILLTAIAMMGAYAPLLKSTAAEEREAEESQNVAVVPLAVPLLAGPGAITAVIIARHAAQGWAEAGILVAIITGIAVITLLLFTGAERIATLLGRTGMNIFTRLLGLVLTSYAVEIIAAGIKGLFPR; this is encoded by the coding sequence ATGATGGAGTGGACCGGCGCCGTTAAGCTGTTTGTCGAACTCTTCGCCGTCATCGACCCGGTGGGGGCGGTGTTCTTTTTCGTCATGTTCACCCGCAACCTCTCCCCCCGCGAGAAGAGCCGCACCGCCTATATGGCTCCGGCCGCGATGGCGCTGACCTTGATTCTGGCGTTTTTTTTCGGCGAACGGCTGCTCTGGTTATTCGGCATCAGCATTTACGCCTTCATGGCCGGCGGGGGAATACTCATCCTCCTGACCGCCATCGCCATGATGGGCGCCTACGCCCCCCTCCTCAAAAGCACCGCGGCGGAAGAGCGCGAAGCGGAAGAAAGCCAGAACGTGGCGGTGGTGCCGTTGGCGGTGCCGCTGCTGGCCGGCCCGGGGGCGATTACGGCGGTCATCATCGCCCGCCACGCGGCGCAGGGGTGGGCGGAGGCCGGCATTCTGGTGGCCATCATCACCGGCATTGCCGTCATCACGCTGCTGCTGTTCACGGGGGCGGAGCGGATCGCCACGTTGCTGGGCCGAACCGGCATGAACATCTTTACCCGGCTGCTGGGGCTGGTCCTCACCTCCTATGCCGTGGAGATCATCGCCGCCGGGATCAAGGGACTTTTTCCCCGGTAG
- the lptF gene encoding LPS export ABC transporter permease LptF has protein sequence MKLLDRYIFTEIFKLFVLCLFVLMAILVLEKINFIANMTVGSAISGGELARLVLYTSPAFLVVTIPLAVLLATLITFSRMSGDSEIIAMRACGVGFYRILAPVALLAAGAALVSLWLSLEMLHRGNYLFNSQIADYVSRRFTAALGERKFFDRFPDTVIYVGEKKQESNILKGVFIFDGSDKEHPRLIAAREGMLARTPSDGIVFRLSDGAMYSGDANTWRTVRYGEYEMMMNTGDKRRAFTKGERELSFTELLHETAHAQNSRARYSIAVEMHKRLALPFACIVLALLAAPLGLQVHRGGGRGGIGLGIVLIVLNYVLLMFGESLGREGKLSPGFAMWMPNLAMGLLAAVFLFRAGRETGPLALQLWFDEARARAARLFRKNGG, from the coding sequence ATGAAATTGCTGGACCGGTACATATTCACCGAAATTTTCAAGCTGTTCGTGCTCTGCCTTTTCGTCCTGATGGCGATTTTGGTGCTGGAAAAAATCAATTTTATCGCCAATATGACGGTGGGGAGCGCCATCAGCGGCGGTGAATTGGCAAGGCTGGTGCTCTACACCTCTCCCGCCTTCCTGGTGGTCACCATCCCGCTGGCGGTGCTGCTGGCCACGTTGATCACCTTCTCCCGGATGTCGGGTGACAGCGAAATCATCGCCATGCGCGCCTGCGGCGTCGGCTTTTACCGCATCCTCGCCCCGGTGGCGCTGCTGGCCGCGGGGGCGGCCCTGGTATCGCTGTGGCTTTCGCTTGAGATGCTGCACCGGGGAAACTATCTTTTCAACTCCCAAATCGCCGATTACGTCAGCCGCCGCTTCACCGCCGCGCTGGGCGAGCGCAAGTTTTTCGACCGGTTCCCCGATACCGTGATTTACGTCGGCGAAAAAAAACAGGAAAGCAATATCCTGAAAGGGGTGTTCATTTTCGACGGCTCCGACAAGGAACACCCCCGCCTTATCGCGGCGCGGGAGGGAATGCTGGCGCGCACGCCTTCCGACGGTATCGTATTCCGTCTCAGCGACGGCGCCATGTACAGCGGTGACGCAAACACATGGCGCACGGTGCGGTACGGCGAGTACGAAATGATGATGAATACCGGCGATAAACGGCGGGCCTTTACGAAGGGGGAACGGGAGCTTTCGTTCACCGAGCTTCTGCACGAAACCGCGCACGCGCAAAATTCGCGGGCGCGTTATTCCATCGCGGTGGAAATGCATAAGCGGCTGGCCCTGCCGTTCGCCTGTATCGTCCTCGCGCTGCTGGCCGCCCCCCTCGGCCTGCAGGTGCATCGCGGCGGCGGCAGGGGGGGGATCGGCCTGGGCATTGTGCTCATCGTGCTCAATTATGTGCTGCTGATGTTTGGCGAGAGCCTGGGACGCGAGGGGAAACTGTCGCCGGGGTTCGCCATGTGGATGCCGAACCTCGCGATGGGATTGCTGGCCGCCGTTTTTCTCTTCCGCGCCGGGCGCGAAACGGGTCCGCTGGCGTTGCAGTTGTGGTTTGATGAAGCCCGCGCGCGCGCGGCGCGCCTGTTCAGGAAGAATGGCGGCTGA
- a CDS encoding phosphatase PAP2 family protein — protein MFTAFNERFFWLINGAHAPVLDPVMLLFTFTAYSAPAVIVALCALWWYGGLERRAVALLAAALLLAGGAVHAIKQNMVADRPLAYFAGKTPPRDAAVHAPYERLSHRTFPSGHAQTAFSVATLMALLFRRHRAWWFSWAALAGISRVYLGAHFPLDVLAGAAIGAAVSAGTYYGFMAKGWIAPPRRKSAFFLWE, from the coding sequence ATGTTCACGGCATTTAACGAACGGTTTTTTTGGCTTATCAACGGCGCCCACGCGCCGGTTCTTGACCCGGTCATGCTCCTCTTCACCTTTACCGCCTACTCCGCTCCGGCGGTCATCGTGGCCTTGTGCGCCTTGTGGTGGTACGGCGGGCTGGAGCGGCGGGCCGTGGCGTTGCTGGCCGCCGCGCTGCTGCTGGCGGGCGGCGCGGTTCACGCGATAAAGCAAAATATGGTTGCGGACCGGCCGCTCGCCTACTTTGCCGGAAAAACCCCGCCGCGGGACGCCGCGGTGCATGCGCCGTACGAGCGGCTAAGCCACCGCACATTCCCTTCGGGCCATGCGCAGACCGCGTTCAGCGTGGCGACGCTCATGGCGTTGCTGTTCCGCCGCCACCGCGCATGGTGGTTTTCGTGGGCGGCGCTGGCGGGCATCTCCCGCGTCTATCTGGGAGCGCACTTCCCGCTTGACGTGTTGGCGGGGGCGGCTATCGGCGCGGCGGTTTCCGCCGGAACGTACTATGGGTTCATGGCGAAGGGGTGGATAGCCCCCCCGCGGCGGAAATCGGCCTTCTTCCTCTGGGAGTAA
- the fsa gene encoding fructose-6-phosphate aldolase — protein MKIFIDTADINEIREANRIGILDGVTTNPSLIAKTGKDFNSVAKEILAEVKGPVSLEVIALDTDGMLKEARVLAKLGENVVVKLPMTVDGLKACKALTDEGIKTNVTLIFSSSQALLAAKAGATYVSPFVGRLDDISEDGMGLVEQIVQIYGNYGYQSEVIVASIRNPMHFVKACLMGADVSTIPFGVIQQLSKHPLTDVGIERFLKDWEKVPKK, from the coding sequence ATGAAGATATTTATCGATACGGCAGACATTAACGAGATCCGCGAGGCGAATCGCATCGGGATTCTGGACGGCGTCACCACCAACCCGTCGCTCATCGCCAAAACCGGCAAGGATTTCAACAGCGTGGCGAAGGAGATTCTCGCCGAAGTCAAGGGACCGGTGAGCCTGGAGGTGATCGCGCTCGACACGGACGGCATGTTGAAAGAAGCCCGCGTGCTGGCCAAGCTGGGCGAGAACGTCGTGGTGAAGCTGCCGATGACCGTCGACGGCCTCAAGGCCTGCAAGGCGCTCACGGACGAGGGAATAAAAACAAACGTCACCCTCATTTTTTCTTCCAGCCAGGCGTTGCTGGCCGCCAAGGCCGGCGCCACCTACGTCTCGCCGTTTGTCGGCCGCTTGGACGACATCTCCGAAGACGGCATGGGATTGGTGGAGCAGATCGTCCAGATATACGGCAACTACGGCTATCAGTCGGAGGTGATCGTCGCCTCGATCCGCAACCCGATGCACTTCGTCAAGGCCTGCCTCATGGGGGCGGATGTTTCCACCATCCCCTTCGGCGTCATCCAGCAGCTTTCCAAGCACCCGCTCACCGACGTGGGCATCGAGCGCTTCCTGAAAGACTGGGAAAAGGTTCCGAAAAAATAG
- a CDS encoding glycosyltransferase, translated as MSDSRLSASHARCGVSIATRSYNGRELLEECLPSLLEAAAFHGHPDNEVCVSDDGSDDGTAEMMRVKFPQVRFFRLEQRGGSPIASNTVIAQCKNEIIIFMDNDVKVERDFIAPALPHFDDPAVFAVAMRARRFDKTTFQSGGQVGRFSRGFIRAWENYDVPEQQRAAAGNLYSLYGITAHVALRKSMFTQLGGFDPLYSPYIWEDTDLGYRAWKRGWKTVYEPRCLVYHKVHGTAAKLPPSSRMLYISERNRLIFHWKLLADGDLLFRHFFFLFWRTLFALFTFKKKFLFALAEALQSVPAIRAYRKADKQHWVLRDRDILAKPLETLEKLEGNK; from the coding sequence GTGTCTGATTCCCGCCTTTCAGCCAGTCACGCCCGTTGCGGCGTTTCCATCGCCACGCGCTCCTACAACGGCCGTGAGCTGTTGGAGGAATGCCTGCCGTCGCTTCTGGAGGCCGCCGCCTTTCACGGCCACCCGGATAACGAGGTCTGCGTGTCGGACGACGGCTCCGACGACGGCACGGCGGAGATGATGCGCGTCAAGTTTCCGCAGGTGCGGTTTTTCCGGCTTGAGCAACGCGGCGGCAGCCCGATAGCCAGCAACACCGTCATCGCCCAATGCAAAAACGAGATCATCATTTTCATGGATAACGACGTGAAGGTGGAGCGGGATTTTATCGCGCCCGCCCTGCCGCACTTCGACGATCCCGCGGTTTTCGCCGTGGCCATGCGCGCCCGCCGCTTCGATAAAACCACGTTCCAAAGCGGCGGACAGGTGGGGCGTTTTTCACGCGGGTTTATCCGCGCATGGGAAAACTACGATGTGCCGGAACAGCAACGCGCGGCGGCGGGAAACCTTTATTCCCTGTACGGCATCACCGCCCACGTCGCGCTCCGCAAATCGATGTTCACGCAACTGGGGGGGTTCGATCCGCTCTACTCCCCCTATATCTGGGAGGATACCGATCTGGGCTACCGCGCCTGGAAACGGGGATGGAAAACGGTCTACGAACCGCGCTGCCTCGTCTATCACAAGGTGCATGGCACCGCCGCAAAGCTTCCCCCCAGCTCGCGGATGCTGTACATCAGCGAGCGCAACCGGCTGATTTTTCACTGGAAGCTGCTCGCCGACGGAGACCTGCTTTTCCGGCACTTCTTTTTCCTTTTTTGGCGCACACTTTTCGCGCTGTTTACCTTCAAAAAAAAATTCCTGTTTGCGCTGGCGGAGGCGTTACAATCGGTGCCAGCCATTCGCGCCTACCGGAAGGCCGACAAACAGCACTGGGTTTTGCGTGACCGCGACATCCTGGCGAAGCCGCTGGAAACTTTGGAAAAACTTGAGGGAAACAAATGA
- a CDS encoding glycosyltransferase family 9 protein yields the protein MDIQKNRVKKILVLRYRSIGDIILSSPALEALRLTFPSARIDMVIDDVFEDICHGHPNIDYLILHKRDTSGMTRFQKMMLGLKFIAKIRKQKYDLVIDLHGGPRSAPLAWLSGARYRVGYRLRLRSKLFYNIPILHGTVGAHTVDVMLNAIRAIGGIMPEEKKLYLGHRPEDKEFVTGFLRKFGVSEKDRLVMVHPGARVDIKRLPAEKMGQLARWMADDLGVKVVYAGNNADIAEIAGIVSYSGKRGLIATNLKLGHLAALIASCDLFIGNDSGPMHMAAALGVPVIAFFGPSDPALWGPLAAQAKVIRNAPLMECQPCDQKNCPHTGVHCMTKIKLAEAKRAIINVLTHRSAQRV from the coding sequence ATGGACATACAAAAGAACCGCGTAAAGAAGATTCTGGTGCTGCGCTACCGCTCCATCGGGGATATCATTTTGAGTTCTCCGGCGCTGGAAGCGCTGCGGCTCACCTTTCCGTCGGCGCGGATCGATATGGTGATCGACGATGTTTTTGAAGACATCTGCCACGGTCATCCGAATATCGACTACCTCATTCTGCACAAGCGGGACACCTCCGGCATGACGCGTTTCCAAAAAATGATGCTGGGACTGAAATTCATCGCCAAAATCCGGAAGCAGAAGTACGACCTGGTGATCGATCTGCACGGCGGGCCGCGCAGCGCCCCATTGGCATGGCTTTCGGGGGCGCGCTACCGCGTGGGATACCGCCTGCGGTTGCGCAGCAAGCTGTTCTACAATATTCCCATTCTTCACGGAACCGTGGGCGCCCACACCGTTGACGTGATGTTGAACGCCATTCGGGCGATCGGCGGCATCATGCCGGAGGAAAAAAAGCTCTATCTCGGCCATCGTCCGGAAGACAAGGAATTCGTCACCGGATTTTTACGCAAGTTCGGCGTATCGGAAAAAGACCGTCTGGTTATGGTGCATCCCGGCGCACGGGTCGACATCAAGCGGCTCCCGGCCGAAAAAATGGGCCAACTGGCGCGCTGGATGGCCGACGATCTGGGGGTAAAAGTGGTCTACGCCGGCAACAACGCCGACATCGCCGAGATAGCCGGCATCGTTTCATACAGCGGCAAGCGGGGCCTTATCGCCACCAACCTCAAGCTGGGACACCTCGCGGCGCTTATCGCCTCGTGCGACCTGTTCATCGGCAACGACTCGGGGCCGATGCACATGGCCGCCGCGCTTGGCGTGCCGGTCATTGCCTTCTTTGGTCCCAGCGACCCCGCCCTGTGGGGTCCCTTGGCCGCCCAGGCCAAAGTGATACGCAACGCGCCGCTGATGGAGTGCCAGCCGTGCGACCAGAAAAACTGTCCGCACACCGGCGTCCATTGCATGACCAAAATCAAGCTGGCGGAAGCGAAGCGGGCGATCATCAACGTACTCACACACCGCTCAGCCCAGCGTGTCTGA
- a CDS encoding small multi-drug export protein, whose amino-acid sequence MLAVNLDYAVVALLAASPVGEELISIPAGWALGLPLWNVVLVSLVFNFLPVPVLLKMMDIAGEHPLIARFTGFFRREKVVGLARKYGFAGIALLAPLAGVYAMSVAAWVLGIPKGKTMLYIAAGLALYAAGCVAAILGGAAAYGWPR is encoded by the coding sequence ATGTTGGCGGTAAACCTGGATTATGCGGTGGTGGCGCTCCTTGCCGCCAGCCCCGTCGGCGAGGAGCTGATCTCAATTCCGGCCGGGTGGGCGCTGGGGCTGCCGCTGTGGAACGTGGTGTTGGTGTCGCTCGTGTTCAATTTCCTGCCGGTGCCGGTGTTGCTGAAGATGATGGATATTGCCGGCGAACACCCGCTTATAGCCCGGTTCACCGGTTTTTTCCGGCGGGAAAAGGTGGTGGGACTGGCCCGGAAATACGGATTTGCGGGGATTGCGTTGCTGGCGCCACTGGCGGGGGTGTATGCCATGAGTGTTGCCGCGTGGGTGCTCGGCATCCCGAAAGGGAAGACGATGCTGTACATCGCGGCGGGATTGGCGCTCTACGCGGCGGGATGCGTGGCGGCGATTCTTGGGGGCGCGGCGGCATACGGCTGGCCGCGGTAG
- a CDS encoding c-type cytochrome has translation MKKGFWSLLGALTLFAFGFGAGPAFAESDEMGNAENNYRLYCTSCHGPNGDGKGQLAEALAVPPRDHTDASKMGKRTDEQLFKAISEGGDAVGLDSGMPPHNTILQKEDIRSMVKYLRKLCNCKYTK, from the coding sequence ATGAAAAAGGGATTTTGGAGCCTGCTGGGCGCGCTGACGTTGTTTGCGTTTGGATTTGGGGCCGGCCCCGCGTTTGCGGAAAGCGACGAGATGGGCAACGCGGAAAACAACTACAGGCTCTATTGCACTTCATGCCACGGACCGAACGGCGATGGTAAAGGGCAACTGGCCGAGGCGCTGGCCGTTCCGCCGCGCGACCACACGGACGCCTCAAAGATGGGCAAGCGCACCGACGAGCAATTGTTCAAGGCCATCAGCGAAGGGGGAGACGCGGTTGGCCTGGATTCGGGCATGCCGCCGCATAACACGATACTGCAAAAAGAGGACATCCGCTCGATGGTGAAATACCTGCGCAAACTCTGTAACTGCAAATATACCAAGTAG
- a CDS encoding cupredoxin domain-containing protein produces the protein MKTPAPFGLLLFVVLLVSPLFGGRAFGAEVTIGGFGFEPKNIEISAGETVKWTNKATLAHTVTSGDNCQKDGQFDSPFLFPEKTKPEKSVFERTFDTPGVYKYYCKTHCQGEKMTGTVTVK, from the coding sequence ATGAAAACCCCCGCCCCGTTCGGTCTTTTGCTCTTTGTTGTTCTTTTGGTTTCCCCGCTGTTTGGCGGCAGGGCCTTCGGCGCCGAAGTGACTATCGGCGGATTCGGCTTTGAGCCGAAGAACATTGAAATTTCAGCCGGCGAGACGGTCAAGTGGACGAACAAGGCAACCCTTGCCCATACAGTCACCAGCGGCGACAATTGCCAAAAAGACGGCCAGTTCGATTCTCCGTTTCTTTTCCCGGAAAAAACAAAGCCGGAAAAATCGGTTTTTGAGCGTACGTTCGATACCCCCGGCGTATACAAGTATTACTGCAAGACCCACTGCCAAGGGGAAAAGATGACCGGCACGGTCACGGTTAAATAG
- the argC gene encoding N-acetyl-gamma-glutamyl-phosphate reductase translates to MVKTVAVVGASGYTGIEALKILARHPGVKLLAASAQTYAGKPLASLMGAGAPEMNFCPPDAPEIAQAEVVFSCLPHGAGAENIVQWRQQGRVVFDLSADFRLKDPALYDKWYGHTHAAPDLLKTAVYGLPEARRDAIKNANLIACPGCYPTATLLGLLPVARAGWVKPAVFVSAVSGASGAGRKSDAAYAFCEVNENLYAYAAPKHRHTPEMEQELSLAAGKEIHVSFVPHLGPFNRGIHATIFAEPAIPLSAAELVKYYEDFYFAAPFVKVTAENPQLKDVRGTNHCHIRPLLDERTGKLIVLSAIDNLIKGAAGQAVQCFNIRFGFAETDGLLMPPV, encoded by the coding sequence ATGGTAAAAACGGTCGCGGTGGTTGGCGCCTCCGGCTACACCGGCATTGAGGCGCTGAAAATACTTGCGCGGCACCCCGGCGTGAAACTTCTTGCCGCCTCCGCGCAGACGTATGCGGGAAAACCGCTGGCCTCCCTCATGGGGGCAGGCGCGCCGGAGATGAACTTTTGCCCCCCGGATGCGCCGGAGATTGCGCAAGCCGAGGTTGTTTTTTCCTGCCTCCCCCACGGCGCCGGCGCGGAAAACATCGTGCAGTGGCGGCAACAGGGGAGGGTGGTGTTCGATCTCTCCGCCGACTTCCGCTTGAAAGACCCGGCGCTCTACGATAAATGGTACGGTCACACGCACGCGGCGCCCGATTTGCTCAAGACCGCCGTCTACGGCCTCCCCGAAGCGCGGCGCGACGCCATTAAAAACGCCAACCTGATCGCCTGTCCCGGCTGTTATCCCACCGCAACCCTGCTGGGCCTGTTGCCCGTGGCGCGGGCCGGGTGGGTGAAACCGGCCGTATTCGTGAGCGCCGTTTCCGGCGCCAGCGGCGCGGGGCGCAAGAGCGACGCCGCATACGCTTTTTGCGAGGTGAACGAAAACCTCTACGCCTACGCCGCGCCAAAACACCGGCACACGCCGGAGATGGAGCAGGAGCTGTCGCTTGCCGCGGGCAAGGAAATCCATGTTTCCTTCGTGCCGCACCTCGGCCCGTTCAACCGGGGCATCCACGCCACCATTTTCGCCGAGCCGGCCATCCCGCTTTCCGCCGCCGAGCTGGTGAAATATTACGAGGATTTTTATTTCGCCGCGCCGTTTGTGAAGGTGACCGCGGAAAACCCGCAGTTGAAGGACGTGCGGGGAACCAACCACTGCCATATCAGGCCGCTGCTGGACGAACGGACCGGCAAGCTGATCGTCCTCAGCGCCATCGACAATCTCATCAAGGGGGCGGCGGGACAGGCGGTGCAGTGTTTCAACATCCGGTTCGGTTTCGCCGAAACCGACGGCCTCCTCATGCCCCCCGTATAA